The DNA window CCACAGGGATGCGTGAGTCACGATGATGGACGCGGACACCATGGTCCTGCCCCGGCTCGGGTCGGGAGAGATCCGGGTCGAGGACCCGTGGGGCGAGGACCGTGCGGTCGGTTCCAGGGCCGGCGGCCACCGTCCACCGGCCGACACCGCCCGCTGGCGGCTCGCCGCATGGCTGCTGCCGGCGCTGCTGGCCGGCGCGCTCGGCGTCGTGGGGGCCGGCACACCCGGCCTGCGCCTCGCGGAACTGGCGACCTGGCGGGCCGCCACCTCTCCCTGGCCGGACGGGATGCCCGGCGGCGACACCACGCTCGTGCCGTACCACCTGCTGATGCGCGCCTGGGCGGCGGCCTTCGGCATCACCGACCTGGCGCTGCGCGTACCGTCCCTGCTCGCCGTGGCGGCGACCGCCGCGCTCGTCGGCGCGCTGGCCGCGCGGATGTTCGCGCCGGGCACGGGGCTCCTCGCCGGGGTGATCTTCGCGCTGCTGCCGAGCGTCACCCGGTACGCCCAGGAGGCCCAGCCGTACGCGCTGGCCCTGTTCGCCGCCGTGCTCGCCACCTGGTTCCTGCTGCCCGCACTGGACCGGCCGAGCCTGCGCCGTCTCGCCCCGTACGCCGCGGCGGTGGCCCTGCTGGGCCTGTGCCACGCGATGGCGCTCCTGCTGCTGGTCGGGCACGGCTGGGTCGTGCTCGCGTTCCGGCGGGGGATGACCGGCCGGTGGCTGGCCGCCGCCCTCCTCGGCGCGCTCCCCGCCGCCGCGCTGCTCTGGGCCGGGGTACGCGCCGGCGGGCAGGTCGCGCCGGCGGCCCGCCCCGACCTGGCGGCCCTCGCCGCGACCCCCCGGGAGTTGTTCGGCGTCGCCGCGCTGGGCGCCGTGCTGCTCGGACTGGCGCTGTTCAGCCTCCCGCTGCGGCGCGCCGCGGCGATCTGCACCGCGTGGGCGGTGCTGCCGCCGCTCGGCCTGCTGCTCATCGCGCAGGCGACGCCGGTCTGGTCACCGTCGAGCCTGCTCTTCACGCTGCCGGCCTGGGCGACCCTGGCCGCGGCCGCCCTGTCCCGGGTTCGCCCCCGCTGGTGGGTGGTGGCGGTGGCCGCGCTGGCCCTGATCGTCGCGCCGGCCCAGGCGGCCGTCCGCGCGCCCGACGGGCACGGGCAGGCCACCCGCGAGGTCGCCGAGATCGTCGGCGCCCGGCGGCTGCCCGCCGACGGCGTGGTCTACGGCGACGCGGACGCGCGGACCCTCGTGGCCCGCTACCTTCCCGCCGACCGGCGGCCGACGGACCTGTTCGCCGCGGCGCCGCCGCACGACTGTGCCGGTTGCCTGTGGGGCGTTCGGCGACTGTGGGTGATCCGCCCCGGCGAACGGTCGGATCCCGTGCCGCCCGTCGGCGGCGCGGCGGAACGGCTGCTGCGCAGCGGATACCAGGTGGCGCAGGTCTGGCACCGGGCCGGGTTCACGCTGGCCCTCCTGGTGGACGACCGCACCGCCCGCTGACCGAGCACGACCTTTTTCAACCCCACTGCCCGCTCAGGGTTCGTGGCGAGATCACCATGGGGGAAAACGTGGCCATCGCCGCTGATACACGCCCGTCCCGGGCCAGCACGCCGGGCAGCTCAGGCAACCGTCCGCCGGTGATCGCCCCGGCCGGACCGCCTGCCGGGAAGGGACCGGACCGCCGCCAGCTGAACATCCGGGCCCGCCTGGCGTACGCCAGGTGCGGCGCCACCGCCGGGCCGCTGGTCGCGCCGCGGCACCCGGGGGCGGCGGTGGAGTTCCGGCACGCCGCCTCGCCCGCGGCGCGGCTGGTGCTGACCCTGCTGGTGCTGGTCAACAGCGCGGCCGGGCTGCTGTTCGTCGGCTGGCTGCTGCTGCCCCAGCACGTGCCCGGCGTCGGCGTGGCCGGGTCCGGCGGCTGGCAGACGATCGCGGCCCGGCTGGGCTTCTGCGTGGTCGTCGGCGTCGAGTTGATCCGCCTGGCGCAGAACGTGGTGGTGTGGGTGTTCGCGTTCCACGCCCGCGACCCGGTGCCGGTCGACCCGCCGGTCGGCCTGCGGGTGGCCCTGCTCACCACGATCGTGCCCAGCAAGGAGCCGCTCGACGTGGCGGAGCGGACGCTGCGGCGTCTTCGGGAGATCGTCTACTGCGGGCGGGTCGACGTCTGGATCCTCGACGAGGGGGACGACCCGGCGGTCAAGGAGATGGCCGCGCGGCTCGGCGTCCACCACTTCAGTCGTAAGGGCCGGCCGGAGTACAACCAGCCCGGCGGGGAGTTCCGGGCCCGGACCAAGTCCGGCAACCACAACGCCTGGCGGGCCGAGCACGAGAACCGGTACGACGTGGTGGCCAACGTCGACCCGGACCACGTGCCGCTGCCCAACTTCCTCGAACGCACCCTTGGCTACTTCCGGGATCCGGACGTCGCCTTCGTGGTGACCCCCCAGGTGTACGGCAACATGCATCAGAACTTCGTGGCGCACGGCGCCTCCGTGCAGCAGTACCTCTACAACGGCCTCATCGCCCGCGGGGGCAACGGGCTGGACGCGCCGCTGCTCACCGGCACCGGCCACCTCTACCGGCCGGCGGCCTGGCGGACCATCGGCGGCTACCAGGACTCCATCATCGAGGATCACCTGACGAGCATCCGCATCCACGCCGCGACCAACCCGGAGACGGGCAACAAGTGGAAGGGCGTCTACACCCCCGACGTGGTGGCCATCGGCGAGGGCCCGACCTCGTGGGCGGACTACTTCAACCAGCAGAAGCGCTGGGCGGCCGGGATCTGCGAGATCCTCGTCCGGCCCGAGCTGCGCGCGCCGCGCGAGCTGCCCGCACGGCGGCGGTGGCAGTACCGCCTGCTCCAGTTCTACTACCCGAGCGTGGCGGTGAGCCTGCTGCTGGGCAACCTCGCCACCGCCATGTACCTGCTCACCGGGGTCGGTTCGGCGCAGCTCGACGTCACCGTGTGGTCGGTGCTCTGGGGCTCGACCTTCGGCACCTGGTTCCTGCTGTGGCTCTGGCTCCGCCGCTTCAACATCGCCCCGCACGAACGGGAGGAGATCGGCATGGCCGGCATGGCGCTGGCGCTGTTCGCCGGGCCCATCTACGTGGCCGCCGGGTTCACCGCGCTGCTGCGCCGCAAACTCGGGTTCGTAGTGACGGCCAAGGGGAGGCTGCGCACCATCGAGTCGTTCCGCACGTTTCGGCTGCACCTCTGCTGGGCGGGCGTCTCCGCGGGTCTGCTCGGCGCGAGCTTCGTGCTGGACAACAGCTCACCCCTGCTGCGGGTGTGGCCCGTCCTGACCCTCCTGACCGGCCTCGGTCCGCCACTGATCGCGCTCGCGTCGAACCTGCGGGCCGATCGCCGCCAGGACGACGAGGTGGTCGTGCCCGCCCCCGCTCGCGCGGAGGCCGAGGAGGTCCATCCGCCGAGGTCCCGGGTCGCGGCTGAGGGAGTCCTGCGATGATCAGGTTCACCTTTCCGCGGGTCGTGATGGTGTTGACCGGCGCGCTGCTGCTGACGTACGCCTTCGCCGTCGCGCCCACGACCGGCTCCGGGGGCCGGGGCGGGGCGGTGACGGCCGAAGCGAAGGCGCCCCGACCGCGCGGACCGTTCCCGCCGGCGGGAAAGACGTTCATCGGTGTCATGACCGACAAGGGCCCTCACGACTTCACGCCGGTGGACCGGTTCACGGCTGCCGCCAGACACCAGCCGCAGGTCATGCTTTTCAGCGAGGGGTGGGCGTCCGCAACGTTCGACCGGACGCTCTTCGACCGGATCCGCGACCACGGCATGATGCCGATGCTGGGCTGGGAACCCTGGGACTACCGGCTCGACGAGCGGGCCCGGCAGCAGAAGCTGACCGCCCAGCAGATCGACGCGGTCCGGTCGGCCCAACCCAGCTACCGGTTGTCCCGGATAGCGGGGGGAGAGTTCGACACCTACATTCGGTCCTGGGCGGAAGGGATCAAGTCACTCGGCTACCCGGTGGCGCTCCGCTTCGCCCACGAGATGAACGGCTACTGGTACCCGTGGTGCGAGCTGGTCAACGGCAACCGGCCCGGTGACTACGTGAAGGCCTGGCGCCACGTGCACGACGTGTTCCGGGCGGTCGGGGCCACGAACGTCACCTGGGTGTGGAGCGCGAACGTCCGGTACACCGACCTGACCCCCCCGATCTCCACCTACTACCCGGGCGACGACTACGTGGACTGGGTGGGCGTCACGGGCTACTACGGCAAGTACGACTTCGCGCCGTATCTCTCCTTCGACGGAGTCTTCAAGAAGACCGTCACCGAGATCCGCGCCTTCAGTACGAAGCCGATGGTCGTCACCGAGACCGGCGCCTCGGACCACATCGGGCGCAAGGCCGAATGGATCAAGGAGGCCTTCCAGACCCTGCCCCGGTACCCGTTCATCATCGGGCTGATCTGGTTCGAGGTGAACAAGGAACTCGACTGGCGCATCGTCAGTTCCCCGGCCGTGTCCGCGGCCTTCGCCGGCGCGGTCGCCGCCCCTCGCTACCAGGTCACCTGGTCGCCCGACATGGTCTCGCGGACGGAGGAGTAGCGGTGCGCAGGTTGACCGCCGCACGGGTCGTGCTGGTACTGACCGGCGCGCTGCTGGTGACCTACGCGGCCGCCGTGGCGCCGACCGCCCTGTTCGGGGGCCGGGAGGACGGCCGGTCCGACCGGCCCGTGAGGGCCGAGCCGGAATCCCCGCCCCGGCCCGCGGCAGCCGAGCCGGAAGGTTCGCCCCGGCCGGCCGCGGAACCCTTCCCGCCGGCCGGCAAGGCGTTCATCGGTGTGATGACCGACAAGGGCCCGCACGACTTCGCGGCGCTGGACTCGTTCACGGCGGCCGCGAGACACCAGCCGCAGGTGATGCTCTTCAGCGCGTCGTGGAACCTGGACCCGTTCGACCGGACGCTCTTCGACCGCATCAGCAGCCGGGGGATGCTGCCGATGCTGGGCTGGGAGCCGTGGGACCACCGGGTGGACCGTGCGGCCCGCGAGAAGAACCTGCCCACCCGGGAGATCGACGAGATCCGGTCCCACCAGCCCGCCTACCGGCTGTCCCGGATCACGGCCGGGGACTTCGACACCTACCTGCGGTCCTGGGCCGAAGGGATCAGGTCCCTCGGCTACCCGGTGGCCATCCGGTTGGCACACGAGATGAACGGTGACTGGTACCCATGGTCCGAGGCGACCAACGGCAACCGGCCGGGCGAGTACGTGCAGGCGTGGCGGCACGTGCACGACCTCTTCCGCGCGGCGGGGGTGACCAACGTGACCTGGGTGTGGAGCCCGAACGCCAGCTGGGACCAGTCGCTCCCGAAGCTCTCCGGGTTGTATCCGGGCGACGACTACGTCGACTGGGTGGGTGTCACGGGCTACTACGGGATCGGGGCGTACACGGACTACCGGTCCTTCGACTCGATCTTCGGCCCGACCATCACCGAGATCCGCACGTTCACCAGGAAACCGTTGGTCATCACCGAGACCGGCGCCTCCGACGCCGCGGGGCGCAAGGCCGAATGGATCGCGGAGGCCTTCCGCGCGCTGCCTCGGCACAGGGACATCCTCGGTCTCATCTGGTTCGAGGTGGACAAGGAGCAGGACTGGCGCATCGTCAGTTCGCCGGCCGTGGCGCAGGCCTTCGCCGCCGCGGTCGCCGACCCGCGCTACCGCTTCGGCTGGCGGCCCGGGATGGTCCCACGCACCAAGCTGAACGACTAGTTATCGGGACGTAAGGCCGACAACCACCATAAACTGGCTCGATGTTCGAGCGGGTGGCGGTGGAGAAGGTGGCGACGTGGCACGGCTGACCAGGCCGCGGGTCCTCGTGCTGGCGATCGCCGCCCTGCTGCTGGCCTACGCCCTCGCCCTGGCGCCGGTCACCACGAGCGGGGGCGGGGAGGACGCCGCGCCCCGGCCGCCGACGACAGCCGAATCGGGAGCGGTGGTGCCGGCCGGTGCCGCCAGCCCGCCACTCCAACTGGTCCCGGAACTCTTCCCGCCGGCCGGCAAGGCCTTCGTCGGTGTGATGACCGACAAGGGCCCGTACGACTTCGCGGCGGTGGACCGCTTCGCCGCGGCCGCGCGGCGCGAGCCGCAGGTGATGCTCTTCGGCGTGGGCTGGGAGTCCGGCACGTTCGACCGGGTGCTCTTCGACCGGATCAAGGACCGCGGCATGCTGCCCATGCTCGGCTGGGAGCCCTGGGACTACCAGGCGGACCAGGCGGCCCGGAAGCAGAAGAAGCTGACCGCCCGCCAGATCGACCGGCTGCGCTCGACGCAGCCGCGCTACCGCCTGTCGCGGATCGCGGGCGGCGAATTCGACGGCTACCTGCGATCCTGGGCCGAGGGCGTGAAATCGCTCGGCTATCCGGTCGCCATCCGGTTCGCCCACGAGATGAACGGCGACTGGTACCCGTGGTGCGAGAAGGCCAACGGCAACCGGCCCGGCGAGTACGTCGAGGCCTGGCGCCACGTGCACGACCTCTTCGAGCGGGCCGGGGCCACCAACGTCACCTGGGTGTGGAGCCCGAACGCCCGGTGGAGCAAGACCGCCGCGAACCTCGCCCAGTTCTACCCGGGGGACGACTACGTCGACTGGGTGGGCACCACCGGCTACTACGGCACCGGGGCCTGGTCGCGGTACTCGTCCTTCGACGCCATCTTCGGCCCCACCATCGCGGAGATCCGCACCTTCAGCCGGCGGCCGCTGGTCGTCACCGAGACCGGCGCCTCCGACGCCGGAGGGCACAAGGCCCAGTGGATCCGGGAGACCTTCCGGACGCTGCCGAAGCACCGGGACGTCATCGGCCTCATCTGGTTCGAGGTGGACAAGGAGAAGGACTGGCGGATCGTCAGCTCCCGCGCCGCGTCGACCGCCTTCGCCCAGTCGGTCGCCGCGCCCCACTACGACGTCCGCTGGTCACCGGAGCTGATCCCGCGCACCGACCTGGACGAGTAGGCCGGCCGCTCATCCGTCGCGGCGTGGCTCCGGTCCCGCGCCGGGAAGCAGCCGCGCCGCGGCCCGCCGCAGCGGCCGGCCGTCCTTGGCGATCTTCTTCATCCGTCGCCACGCCGTGCGCCCGGGCGGGCCGGTCGCCCCGCCCTCGGCGTCGGCCGGCTGCCCGAGCGTCCTGGGCGGCGGGCCCGGTGCCGGCGGCGCCGTCGGGGAAACCCGGTCGGCCGCGGTGTCGACGGTGCGGACCACCGCCTCGATGATCTGCGGGTTGCGGTCGATGGTGCTCAACGCGCGGTCGAGGATGCCGTTCAGCTCGTCGAGCCGGACCTCCAGCATCGCCTCGGTCGTCACGCCCCGGATGTCGATCCGGACCGTCCCGAGCCGGGCCTGCATCCCGACGTCCAGGTGGAGCAGGCCACCCAGCCGGGCGCGCAGGGACACGTGGGCGTCCAGGTCGTCGACCTCGACGCGGATGTCGTCGACCTGGAGGTGGGGGACCTGGAGGACCACGTCCGGGTCGGACATGGTCGGGCCGCTGTGGTGCCCACCGGCGGGCGGGCGCGCGTCGCCCTCCCCGGCCGGGCGCCACGGATCGCCGGCTCCCGTCCCGGGCTCACCCGGATCCTGCCTCCCGTTGCCCACCTGACCTCCGTCGCCCGCGCCGGCCCGTCGCCGGCCGGCCGGCGTGCCCATTCCCGGAAACCGGGGCGGCACACCTGGGCGCGGCGCGCGACGACCGGTGATTTCGCCGATGCGGTGGCCGGGGGAGCGCTCCAATACTGACGCATGTCGATGGACCTCCCTACCCGACTAGGAGCGACCGACGTGCGATCAGCCACCACCTCCCGTCCCCGTACCCGCCTCCACGCCCTGGGCCGGCTCGCCGCGGCGGCCGTCCTGGCCCTCGGCGGCGCCCTGGCCGTCCCCGCTGGCGCGCAGGCCGCCGACAACCCCTACGAGCGCGGCCCCGCGCCGACCAGCGCCATCCTGGAGGCCAGCCGCGGTCCGTTCGCCACCTCGTCCTACAGCGTCTCGTCGCTGAGCGTCACCGGCTTCGGCGGCGGGGTCGTCTACTACCCGACCAGCACCAGCGAGGGCACCTTCGGCGCCATCGCCATCTCGCCCGGCTTCACGGCCACCTGGTCGAGCCTCAGCTGGCTCGGACCGCGGATCGCCTCGCACGGCTTCGTGGTCATCGGCATCGAGACCAACACCCTCTACGACCAGCCGGACAGCCGTGGTCGCCAGCTTCTGGCAGCGCTGGACTACCTGGTCCAGCGCAGCACGGTCCGGAGCCGGATCGACGCCAGCCGGCTCGCCGTGGCCGGGCACTCGATGGGCGGGGGCGGCACCCTGGAAGCCGCCGCCGCGCGGCCGTCCCTGCAGGCCGCCGTCCCGCTGGCCCCCTGGAACCTGGACAAGACCTGGTCCGGGGTGACCGTGCCGACGCTCATCGTCGGTGGCGAGAGCGACACCGTGGCGCCGGTCGCCAGCCACTCGGAGCCTTTCTACAACAGCATCCCGGCCTCCTCCGAGAAGGCGTACCTGGAGTTGAACGGGGCCAGCCACTTCTTCCCGCAGACGGTGAACACGCCGATGGC is part of the Micromonospora halotolerans genome and encodes:
- a CDS encoding glycosyltransferase family 39 protein; translated protein: MMDADTMVLPRLGSGEIRVEDPWGEDRAVGSRAGGHRPPADTARWRLAAWLLPALLAGALGVVGAGTPGLRLAELATWRAATSPWPDGMPGGDTTLVPYHLLMRAWAAAFGITDLALRVPSLLAVAATAALVGALAARMFAPGTGLLAGVIFALLPSVTRYAQEAQPYALALFAAVLATWFLLPALDRPSLRRLAPYAAAVALLGLCHAMALLLLVGHGWVVLAFRRGMTGRWLAAALLGALPAAALLWAGVRAGGQVAPAARPDLAALAATPRELFGVAALGAVLLGLALFSLPLRRAAAICTAWAVLPPLGLLLIAQATPVWSPSSLLFTLPAWATLAAAALSRVRPRWWVVAVAALALIVAPAQAAVRAPDGHGQATREVAEIVGARRLPADGVVYGDADARTLVARYLPADRRPTDLFAAAPPHDCAGCLWGVRRLWVIRPGERSDPVPPVGGAAERLLRSGYQVAQVWHRAGFTLALLVDDRTAR
- a CDS encoding glycosyltransferase family 2 protein gives rise to the protein MIAPAGPPAGKGPDRRQLNIRARLAYARCGATAGPLVAPRHPGAAVEFRHAASPAARLVLTLLVLVNSAAGLLFVGWLLLPQHVPGVGVAGSGGWQTIAARLGFCVVVGVELIRLAQNVVVWVFAFHARDPVPVDPPVGLRVALLTTIVPSKEPLDVAERTLRRLREIVYCGRVDVWILDEGDDPAVKEMAARLGVHHFSRKGRPEYNQPGGEFRARTKSGNHNAWRAEHENRYDVVANVDPDHVPLPNFLERTLGYFRDPDVAFVVTPQVYGNMHQNFVAHGASVQQYLYNGLIARGGNGLDAPLLTGTGHLYRPAAWRTIGGYQDSIIEDHLTSIRIHAATNPETGNKWKGVYTPDVVAIGEGPTSWADYFNQQKRWAAGICEILVRPELRAPRELPARRRWQYRLLQFYYPSVAVSLLLGNLATAMYLLTGVGSAQLDVTVWSVLWGSTFGTWFLLWLWLRRFNIAPHEREEIGMAGMALALFAGPIYVAAGFTALLRRKLGFVVTAKGRLRTIESFRTFRLHLCWAGVSAGLLGASFVLDNSSPLLRVWPVLTLLTGLGPPLIALASNLRADRRQDDEVVVPAPARAEAEEVHPPRSRVAAEGVLR
- a CDS encoding glycoside hydrolase family 26 protein, with translation MIRFTFPRVVMVLTGALLLTYAFAVAPTTGSGGRGGAVTAEAKAPRPRGPFPPAGKTFIGVMTDKGPHDFTPVDRFTAAARHQPQVMLFSEGWASATFDRTLFDRIRDHGMMPMLGWEPWDYRLDERARQQKLTAQQIDAVRSAQPSYRLSRIAGGEFDTYIRSWAEGIKSLGYPVALRFAHEMNGYWYPWCELVNGNRPGDYVKAWRHVHDVFRAVGATNVTWVWSANVRYTDLTPPISTYYPGDDYVDWVGVTGYYGKYDFAPYLSFDGVFKKTVTEIRAFSTKPMVVTETGASDHIGRKAEWIKEAFQTLPRYPFIIGLIWFEVNKELDWRIVSSPAVSAAFAGAVAAPRYQVTWSPDMVSRTEE
- a CDS encoding glycosyl hydrolase: MRRLTAARVVLVLTGALLVTYAAAVAPTALFGGREDGRSDRPVRAEPESPPRPAAAEPEGSPRPAAEPFPPAGKAFIGVMTDKGPHDFAALDSFTAAARHQPQVMLFSASWNLDPFDRTLFDRISSRGMLPMLGWEPWDHRVDRAAREKNLPTREIDEIRSHQPAYRLSRITAGDFDTYLRSWAEGIRSLGYPVAIRLAHEMNGDWYPWSEATNGNRPGEYVQAWRHVHDLFRAAGVTNVTWVWSPNASWDQSLPKLSGLYPGDDYVDWVGVTGYYGIGAYTDYRSFDSIFGPTITEIRTFTRKPLVITETGASDAAGRKAEWIAEAFRALPRHRDILGLIWFEVDKEQDWRIVSSPAVAQAFAAAVADPRYRFGWRPGMVPRTKLND
- a CDS encoding glycoside hydrolase family 26 protein, translating into MARLTRPRVLVLAIAALLLAYALALAPVTTSGGGEDAAPRPPTTAESGAVVPAGAASPPLQLVPELFPPAGKAFVGVMTDKGPYDFAAVDRFAAAARREPQVMLFGVGWESGTFDRVLFDRIKDRGMLPMLGWEPWDYQADQAARKQKKLTARQIDRLRSTQPRYRLSRIAGGEFDGYLRSWAEGVKSLGYPVAIRFAHEMNGDWYPWCEKANGNRPGEYVEAWRHVHDLFERAGATNVTWVWSPNARWSKTAANLAQFYPGDDYVDWVGTTGYYGTGAWSRYSSFDAIFGPTIAEIRTFSRRPLVVTETGASDAGGHKAQWIRETFRTLPKHRDVIGLIWFEVDKEKDWRIVSSRAASTAFAQSVAAPHYDVRWSPELIPRTDLDE
- a CDS encoding alpha/beta hydrolase family protein, translating into MDLPTRLGATDVRSATTSRPRTRLHALGRLAAAAVLALGGALAVPAGAQAADNPYERGPAPTSAILEASRGPFATSSYSVSSLSVTGFGGGVVYYPTSTSEGTFGAIAISPGFTATWSSLSWLGPRIASHGFVVIGIETNTLYDQPDSRGRQLLAALDYLVQRSTVRSRIDASRLAVAGHSMGGGGTLEAAAARPSLQAAVPLAPWNLDKTWSGVTVPTLIVGGESDTVAPVASHSEPFYNSIPASSEKAYLELNGASHFFPQTVNTPMAKQTVAWLKRFVDNDTRYEQFLCPGPSGLAIEEYRNTCPSS